DNA sequence from the Podospora pseudocomata strain CBS 415.72m chromosome 2 map unlocalized CBS415.72m_2.2, whole genome shotgun sequence genome:
TCGAGCGGCGCAAGTTGATTGCTTCGCTGGTCAAGTAGATGGGCTCGATTGCCGAGTTTTTCGCAATTGACTTCGGTCCGGTGTCTTTGACTAGAAATGATCTCCGGCGTATAAGTGCTATTACTAGCCGAGATATAGCTGCACGATGAGGGCGAAGTTGGTTCCTGACGTTTGGCTTTGCTGGACTGACTACCAATAAAATAGCGATGATTGAGAGAAAGCGGACGCGAAGGGAAAGAGGAGCAGTATAGGCGAGGGTGGGGTCGATGGCTATTAATCTGTAGAGAAGCTGGTCACAGTCGGCTTGTTTATTATCTCTCACCTCAACTCTCGACGACAAGATAACaaaaagaggagaaaggggTGAGAAAGGTACGAGGTGTGGTGGTACAGATCacggaagggggagaagcagGAAAATATGACGGATGGACATTGGACATTGGACGCGGCACTACTTAGCCACGATGCACGACGGTTCGCAACAGGGGGGTTACTGCTTGATGAGCCCATTGGGTAACATTTGGCTTTCTCGAAGCTCCTGATTGGGCACCAGCATGCATTTCCAACGAACTGGGTGACAGTCAGGGGGGCCACGCTATAATGAAAGCTTTGAGCTCCGTTAAAATTATTACCTGACAGCGGTGTCAACGGTCTCGAACCCAACTCTTTGTCAGCGTGTTTCGAATGCGCAAAGGCGTGCAATTTCCCCCACGAAAAATCTCGAGTGGTCCCGTGACGCCTGTGCCAGGGCACGTCGATGATGACAACGTGCCTCTGCTGCGGTCAACCAAGATTGCGTCGCCCGCCGCCGTCAGGCATGGCAATATTCTCGGTTCTGTCCCAATTTAGCGATGGAGGGGGACGCATGATGTGTCTGCGATCCGCTTACAAAGGGGCATATCGGAGGTGTGGGGCTATGACATGGAGGTCTCGCGGGACTCGGTGCGGGGAGTGACCCCGATTGACGGGAGTGGTGACACCGTTAAATCGGCTACCCCATGCGGACATCACCCGAACTCGGGGATCGGACTTGTCCGGACATGGTAACATGTCATGCAGTTTGAGATCAATTCACTGCAGATGAGTTTCGAGGAAACCATTGCACTTCAGCAACCTGGCATAATTAGCAATTACCATCATGTAATGGAATGGGTGATCATGGAACGCCGATCGCAACCTCCAAAGCCACaaggcttggtggtggtccaaCATCACACAGTTGACGCCCAAAGCCAtttggttgctgctgctgcatcaGTCTAAGCCTCAGTTACGCAGTGGATTCGATCAGATGGAGCAACACTTTGTCGATGCTAACCCAGCCCAAATTCACATAATCACGCGGAAGACAAGGGACCAGACCAGTACAGGTGTTTTTTTGTCTTGATTTGTTTTGTATAGCGTTGGCAGCCGGACGTAATCCATTGTTTTGAAGAGAACCCCTTTCCTGCCTTTCAACAAGACAAAGACGAGGTAAACTCCCACGTTCGTTCCTAAATCGTATCGCTTATTTCCCGAGACGCCGTATTCATCGAGTCGCAGACTTGAAGCCTGGACCCAGCACAAAAGTCGAATTCCTCCGTCATGCCAAcgccaccaaccccgccccGGCAGAGCTCAAACTCTAGACCATGCTTCCATTGTTGTTTTCGGGAGACAGTCGTCAGAATTTAAGCCTGGACCTTCTTGTTTCTCTTGGGAATGTCAGTGATGACGAGGGCTGCGGTGTCGTCTGGTCAGTTCCATGCTATCTTCCGGATATAATGCGGCTATTCGTCGAGAAACATACTGGGAGGCAAGCTctgcttgagcttctccgCCTTGTCGGAGTCCTTGAGAACCAAGGTGTAGAGGTGTCTCTGGCAGCGGACCTTGAACTTGATCTGAGacttgttcttcttgatccGCGCGGCTGTATCCATAAAAAGTCGAGTCAGTTC
Encoded proteins:
- the RPL38 gene encoding 60S ribosomal protein L38 (BUSCO:EOG09265OQH; EggNog:ENOG503P6UD; COG:J), giving the protein MPQEIGDIKQFIEICRRSDASSARIKKNKSQIKFKVRCQRHLYTLVLKDSDKAEKLKQSLPPTLVITDIPKRNKKVQA